The following are encoded in a window of Roseimaritima ulvae genomic DNA:
- a CDS encoding protein kinase domain-containing protein: MKSSTVCLSESEIPRLLAGDLPADEITAAEDHIADCESCRSAIESMIADSRWWDDARQSLAQKPTGDFDHSQNEPSGDANEPDPTASEQLLDLLGPTDDPAMLGRIGTYEIVGVLGRGGMGAVFKGYDGALNRFVAIKMLLPHLAVSGAARKRFEREAQAAAAVVDDHVMAIHGVSEWKSVPYFVMPYARGVSLQKRLNDSGPLEVREVLRIGMQAAKGLAAAHAQGLVHRDVKPANIFLDEGVERVQLMDFGLARAVDDASLTRSGTLAGTPQYMSPEQARAETVDSRSDLFSLGSVLYAMCTGHAPFRAESSYSVLRLITDKEPRPIRELNPDIPDWLCAIVGKLMSKQACDRFESAEQVAELLEACLAHVQQPTTTPLPAGVQALAAQEQRVGVQALAAQEQRPSTLKRLKAGLQQSSTLKRLKAGLQRMPPIAKRFVAVGFAFSLVFAGVMIVLELNKGTLTIESELDDVAIRIVKEQETVKQLTVNQSGATVRIAAGNYVVIVDGEVDGIAVEDGQVSLRRGEHEVAKIVRVQPPEKASPAASLNAQASPVPNDPASQALADLQAEYQENAAAYRHAMDEATDEAELNRVYQEMDPRQTMPAKLLAFEAKHRGSKAGLTALTEVARMAVSVGDPTSEAARGRVEAVKRLTTYYLDHRGLEKIAAGLDAGPFVPGTDEFLQLLVEKSPHRETQAEALIAQVIQGMRLLRVESQLPTLIAQQKQTLHNDGDIPPAEKAALLKRLTEFENVNFRKLRAELNQKLQRLVDDYADQPVQHYGTGSVAGLRLAHAINQVIVGKKAPQITATDVTGKPFRLSDLREKLVVLLFAQNVGDDYTEMYGPIRQLVAKYEWAPVRFVTIVSTDDQKGLRAAVQRGDLNGTVIAQPLYQAPLSLDWGIEAYPSVYIIDANGVLHPEMHMPYYGAGGYDTSEVDNRIAELLKPSPQAMPNLPVENGGNKFREEGEPNASDTSIGEHLSLSDSVKAFNQKFKERFPHSDQPPLTEQELIACASWRVQYDTELSESLKSGLHEIARKHQMPAGWKFAGGFATRPVGETTVDLFQISLANDSGTERIIVRERFLGSSASDAKPADEPTSGTPLARAVHRFNARHKKADGQIQPPLTEDEVIAAIIHQQTKRDALDVSDSLFANLQDIARTRLLPEGAELELISSFGSEAGTEFTIWSIRLKMLQDEKGREGWTYGFGIREQFIGVRHGDAASIHWGPPGENGLQAGVRLTPGLLSYEMGQKIGVEFFYRNILGQSLPATIPNIFIYKEIDVRDAEGAKLEVVKGAQDLIIGGAVGVNIGEEPYSFRGQPLMLVPVSTAAEQRDKIFAASDARTLILANPGQSCKLTFMVRNSADDAEGTLKTGEIRFDVAEGTIEFEQIVPRDFGRLLTPKNLLGTGSKRTPKAATNAAFATPESLMEYYADCQFRNDTGGCLACYSDKVIDQFAANYLVTATGVLEMLRGGGEPQRKRADQLEALLERSMIDDPPSIAAAALYQAAGSVRDELKGGESREPTQHELVLTATSPSMLKNPRQFVLEFSQFCDED, encoded by the coding sequence ATGAAATCCTCCACTGTCTGTTTGTCTGAGTCAGAGATTCCGCGGCTGCTGGCGGGTGATTTGCCGGCGGACGAAATCACCGCGGCCGAAGATCATATCGCCGACTGCGAGAGCTGCCGGTCCGCGATCGAATCCATGATCGCCGACTCCCGTTGGTGGGACGATGCGCGGCAATCACTGGCCCAGAAACCGACTGGCGACTTCGACCACTCGCAAAACGAGCCTTCCGGCGATGCGAATGAACCGGATCCTACGGCCAGTGAGCAATTGCTGGACCTGCTGGGACCGACCGACGATCCGGCAATGCTGGGACGGATTGGGACGTATGAGATCGTGGGCGTCCTCGGTCGCGGCGGTATGGGAGCCGTCTTTAAAGGTTACGACGGCGCTCTGAATCGGTTTGTTGCGATCAAAATGCTGCTGCCCCATTTGGCGGTTTCCGGTGCGGCAAGAAAACGCTTCGAACGGGAAGCCCAAGCTGCGGCGGCCGTCGTCGATGATCACGTGATGGCAATCCACGGCGTCAGCGAATGGAAGTCGGTGCCCTACTTCGTGATGCCCTACGCACGCGGCGTGTCACTGCAAAAACGCTTAAACGACAGCGGGCCGTTGGAAGTACGTGAAGTCCTCCGCATCGGCATGCAAGCGGCCAAAGGTTTAGCGGCGGCGCACGCTCAAGGCTTGGTGCATCGCGACGTCAAACCCGCAAACATCTTTTTGGATGAAGGCGTCGAACGTGTGCAGTTGATGGACTTTGGGCTGGCCCGCGCCGTCGACGATGCCAGCCTCACTCGCAGCGGTACACTAGCCGGCACGCCGCAGTACATGTCACCCGAACAAGCTCGCGCCGAAACCGTCGACTCTCGCAGCGATCTGTTCAGTCTGGGCAGTGTGCTGTACGCCATGTGTACCGGCCATGCGCCCTTCCGAGCCGAATCCAGTTACAGCGTGCTGCGGCTGATCACCGACAAAGAACCACGCCCCATTCGTGAACTCAACCCGGACATTCCCGACTGGTTGTGTGCGATCGTCGGCAAATTGATGAGCAAACAAGCGTGCGACCGATTCGAATCTGCCGAACAAGTCGCCGAGCTCCTCGAAGCCTGTCTGGCCCACGTCCAGCAGCCCACCACAACGCCCCTCCCCGCTGGAGTCCAGGCTTTAGCCGCCCAGGAGCAACGCGTTGGAGTCCAGGCTTTAGCCGCTCAGGAGCAACGACCGTCTACCCTTAAGCGCCTAAAGGCTGGACTCCAACAGTCGTCTACCCTCAAGCGCCTAAAGGCTGGACTCCAACGCATGCCGCCGATTGCCAAGCGGTTTGTTGCTGTGGGGTTTGCGTTCTCGCTGGTTTTCGCGGGCGTGATGATCGTTCTGGAGCTGAACAAAGGCACGCTGACGATCGAGTCCGAATTGGACGACGTTGCCATCCGCATCGTCAAGGAACAAGAAACCGTCAAGCAACTGACCGTCAACCAGTCCGGTGCAACGGTTCGCATCGCGGCAGGGAACTATGTGGTCATCGTCGATGGTGAGGTCGATGGCATCGCGGTCGAGGATGGTCAGGTTTCGCTCCGACGAGGCGAGCATGAGGTCGCAAAAATCGTCCGTGTGCAGCCTCCTGAAAAAGCGTCTCCGGCAGCAAGCCTTAACGCACAAGCAAGCCCTGTCCCCAATGATCCCGCGTCGCAGGCCTTGGCTGATCTGCAGGCCGAGTATCAGGAGAACGCGGCAGCCTATCGCCACGCCATGGATGAGGCCACGGATGAAGCGGAGTTGAATCGCGTGTACCAAGAAATGGATCCCCGCCAGACGATGCCGGCGAAGTTGTTGGCGTTCGAAGCGAAGCACCGCGGTTCGAAAGCGGGGCTGACGGCATTGACGGAAGTGGCCCGGATGGCCGTGAGTGTTGGCGATCCCACCTCCGAAGCGGCTCGAGGACGGGTGGAAGCCGTAAAGCGACTGACCACGTACTACCTGGATCATCGCGGCTTAGAAAAAATCGCAGCGGGACTCGATGCAGGTCCATTCGTACCCGGAACGGATGAATTCCTGCAATTGCTTGTCGAAAAAAGTCCCCATCGCGAAACGCAAGCTGAAGCTTTGATCGCTCAGGTAATCCAAGGCATGCGGTTGTTGAGAGTCGAGTCCCAGTTGCCAACGCTTATTGCTCAACAGAAGCAAACTCTGCACAACGACGGTGACATCCCACCGGCGGAAAAGGCAGCTTTGTTGAAAAGGCTCACCGAGTTCGAGAATGTTAACTTTAGAAAGTTGCGTGCGGAGCTAAACCAAAAATTGCAGCGGTTGGTCGATGACTACGCGGACCAACCAGTCCAGCACTACGGCACGGGGAGTGTCGCCGGGCTCAGGCTCGCCCACGCGATCAACCAAGTCATCGTCGGCAAGAAGGCTCCCCAGATCACGGCCACCGACGTCACCGGCAAACCGTTTCGACTAAGCGACCTGCGAGAAAAGCTTGTGGTCCTGCTGTTCGCTCAAAATGTCGGCGACGACTACACAGAAATGTATGGCCCCATTCGGCAATTGGTAGCGAAGTACGAGTGGGCTCCCGTCCGTTTTGTGACGATCGTCAGCACAGACGACCAGAAAGGATTGCGTGCTGCAGTGCAGCGTGGGGATCTAAACGGCACCGTGATCGCTCAACCCTTGTATCAAGCACCGCTGTCACTCGACTGGGGCATCGAAGCTTATCCCTCGGTCTACATCATCGATGCAAACGGGGTCTTGCACCCCGAAATGCACATGCCCTACTACGGCGCCGGTGGCTACGACACAAGCGAAGTCGACAACCGGATTGCTGAATTGCTCAAGCCTTCTCCGCAAGCGATGCCCAACCTTCCTGTTGAGAACGGAGGCAACAAATTCCGCGAGGAAGGCGAACCAAACGCCTCCGACACCTCGATCGGCGAGCACCTATCGCTTAGCGATTCAGTCAAGGCGTTCAACCAGAAGTTTAAGGAGCGGTTTCCCCACTCCGATCAACCTCCGCTAACCGAGCAAGAGCTGATCGCCTGTGCGTCTTGGAGGGTGCAGTACGATACAGAACTATCCGAATCTTTGAAGAGTGGCCTGCATGAGATCGCACGGAAACATCAGATGCCCGCTGGATGGAAATTTGCTGGCGGTTTTGCAACTCGGCCCGTCGGAGAAACGACCGTCGATTTGTTTCAAATATCTCTAGCCAACGACTCAGGCACGGAACGCATCATCGTTCGTGAACGGTTCTTGGGATCCTCGGCGAGTGATGCAAAACCTGCCGACGAGCCGACTTCCGGCACACCGCTGGCAAGGGCAGTCCACCGTTTTAATGCGCGACACAAAAAAGCCGATGGACAAATCCAACCTCCGTTGACCGAGGACGAAGTCATCGCAGCGATCATCCATCAGCAAACCAAACGGGATGCCTTGGATGTCAGTGATTCGTTATTCGCAAACCTCCAAGACATTGCTCGGACGCGTTTGCTTCCCGAGGGCGCCGAACTCGAGCTGATTTCCAGCTTTGGCAGTGAAGCTGGCACGGAATTCACCATCTGGTCGATCCGATTGAAAATGCTTCAGGATGAAAAGGGCAGAGAAGGTTGGACCTACGGGTTCGGAATCCGAGAGCAGTTTATTGGTGTTCGCCATGGCGACGCCGCGTCGATTCACTGGGGGCCGCCGGGCGAAAACGGCTTACAAGCAGGAGTCCGTCTGACGCCGGGGTTGTTGAGCTACGAAATGGGGCAGAAGATCGGCGTCGAGTTTTTCTATCGCAATATTTTGGGCCAATCACTGCCTGCAACCATTCCCAATATTTTCATCTACAAGGAAATCGACGTTCGCGATGCGGAGGGAGCAAAACTGGAGGTTGTTAAGGGTGCACAAGACCTGATCATTGGCGGTGCGGTGGGAGTAAACATCGGAGAGGAACCGTATTCCTTCCGCGGCCAACCACTGATGCTTGTGCCCGTTTCTACCGCGGCAGAACAACGGGACAAAATCTTCGCCGCCTCGGATGCTCGCACTTTGATCCTCGCGAACCCTGGCCAATCATGCAAGTTGACCTTTATGGTCAGGAACAGTGCAGACGATGCCGAGGGCACCCTGAAGACGGGCGAAATCAGATTCGATGTTGCCGAGGGCACGATTGAATTCGAACAAATCGTGCCCCGGGACTTTGGTCGTTTACTAACGCCGAAAAACCTGCTGGGAACGGGGTCAAAGAGGACGCCCAAGGCCGCCACGAACGCAGCGTTTGCAACGCCCGAATCGCTGATGGAATACTACGCCGATTGCCAATTTCGCAACGACACGGGGGGCTGTCTGGCATGTTATTCGGACAAGGTGATCGATCAATTCGCTGCCAACTACCTCGTCACCGCGACGGGAGTGCTGGAGATGTTGCGCGGCGGAGGCGAGCCCCAACGCAAGCGAGCGGACCAGCTGGAAGCTTTGCTTGAACGTTCCATGATCGATGATCCGCCCTCGATTGCGGCTGCGGCGTTGTACCAAGCCGCTGGCAGCGTTCGAGACGAGCTGAAAGGCGGCGAGTCAAGGGAACCCACACAACATGAATTAGTGTTGACGGCCACTTCCCCTTCAATGCTGAAAAATCCACGCCAGTTTGTGTTGGAATTTTCGCAATTCTGCGATGAAGACTAA
- a CDS encoding RNA polymerase sigma factor — translation MNDWPETNESLILRVRDPADSAAWSAFLAIYRPVVYRLARSRGLQDADADDLAQQVFVAIARAVGHWQPATDGPPFRAWLYRIAHNEILKAVTRRKPDAAVGSSTVQEMLNAVPRRDDDVTDVLIQETRREAFRWAAEEIRPEFTATSWAMFWQSTVQQQAVELVAKTHRRSKGAVYLARFRVTKRLKEKLDEVSDIWEQY, via the coding sequence ATGAACGATTGGCCGGAAACGAACGAAAGCCTGATTTTACGCGTCCGAGATCCGGCGGATTCCGCTGCTTGGTCGGCGTTTCTGGCGATCTATCGACCGGTCGTTTATCGGCTCGCACGCAGTCGTGGCTTGCAAGACGCCGACGCCGATGATTTGGCACAGCAGGTTTTTGTCGCGATCGCGCGAGCCGTCGGTCATTGGCAACCGGCCACCGATGGGCCGCCCTTTCGAGCTTGGCTATACCGCATTGCTCACAACGAAATCCTCAAAGCCGTCACTCGCCGCAAACCGGATGCAGCGGTCGGTTCCAGTACGGTGCAAGAGATGCTGAATGCGGTGCCGCGAAGGGATGACGACGTGACCGATGTCCTGATTCAGGAAACTCGCCGGGAAGCGTTTCGCTGGGCGGCCGAGGAAATACGACCTGAATTCACGGCCACGTCGTGGGCCATGTTTTGGCAATCCACGGTGCAGCAGCAAGCGGTCGAGCTGGTCGCCAAGACGCACCGACGCAGCAAGGGAGCCGTCTACCTGGCGCGGTTTCGCGTGACCAAACGGCTGAAAGAAAAACTGGATGAAGTATCCGATATTTGGGAGCAGTACTGA